The window CTATCGCCTGACGCCGCAGCAGATCGAGATGCTGCCCGCCGACGTACGCTGCCATAGCTGGCGGTTGGGTATTGAAGAGCCGATTGCGCTACAGGGCGTTCAGCTTTCCAGCCCTCTGCTTTCCGAACTTTATCAAAATGCCGACGCCAAACGGGCGCTGTGGCAACAGATCTGTGAACATGAACACGATATCTTCTCTGACGCCAGCTGATCTGGCGCAAGCCTTTAAAATTGAACAGGCCAGCCATGCCTTCCCGTGGACGGAAAAAACGTTTGTCAGCAATCAGGGAGAACGTTATTTCAACATCAAACTGAACCATGACGGTCAGCTTGCCGCTTACGCCATTACCCAGGTCGTGCTGGATGAAGCGACATTGTTCAATATCGCCGTACACCCCGATCACCAACGTCAGGGGTTGGGCCGCCAACTGTTGGAACACCTGATCGACGAAATGGAGCGACGCGGTATTCTGACTCTATGGCTGGAGGTCCGTGA is drawn from Pectobacterium aroidearum and contains these coding sequences:
- a CDS encoding DNA polymerase III subunit psi; translated protein: MESRRDRLLQQLGITQWTLRRPTVLQGEIAVSLPAQVRLVIVSAEPLADDEPLLADVLHSLALTPSQAYRLTPQQIEMLPADVRCHSWRLGIEEPIALQGVQLSSPLLSELYQNADAKRALWQQICEHEHDIFSDAS
- the rimI gene encoding ribosomal protein S18-alanine N-acetyltransferase, which translates into the protein MNTISSLTPADLAQAFKIEQASHAFPWTEKTFVSNQGERYFNIKLNHDGQLAAYAITQVVLDEATLFNIAVHPDHQRQGLGRQLLEHLIDEMERRGILTLWLEVRESNARAIALYESLGFNEVSVRRDYYPTAQGREDAILMALPLG